A genomic window from Glaciihabitans sp. INWT7 includes:
- a CDS encoding isoprenylcysteine carboxyl methyltransferase family protein codes for MIWFTVLILATGAERIVEVVLSNRHAAWAFERGGREYGQRHYPFMVVLHTGMLLACLAEVFFTGRPFLPWLGWPMLAVALACQGLRYWCIGTLGKQWNARVIVVPGLGRVTGGPYRFLTHPNYVVVIAEGIALPLVHTAWVTALVFTVLNAILLFGFRIPTEERALTALDAVA; via the coding sequence ATGATCTGGTTCACCGTCCTGATCCTCGCCACCGGTGCCGAGCGCATCGTCGAGGTGGTGCTCTCCAACCGGCATGCTGCCTGGGCCTTCGAGCGCGGTGGCCGCGAATACGGCCAGCGGCACTACCCATTCATGGTCGTGCTGCACACGGGCATGTTGCTCGCCTGTCTCGCCGAGGTGTTCTTCACCGGTCGCCCATTCCTTCCCTGGCTGGGCTGGCCGATGCTCGCGGTCGCGCTCGCGTGCCAAGGCTTGCGCTATTGGTGCATCGGCACGCTCGGCAAGCAGTGGAATGCCCGCGTGATCGTGGTTCCGGGGCTCGGGCGGGTCACCGGCGGCCCGTACCGGTTCCTCACGCACCCCAACTACGTGGTCGTGATCGCCGAGGGAATTGCGCTGCCGCTCGTGCACACCGCGTGGGTGACCGCGCTAGTGTTCACGGTGCTGAATGCGATCCTGCTCTTCGGGTTCCGCATCCCCACAGAGGAGCGAGCGCTCACGGCATTGGACGCGGTGGCATGA
- a CDS encoding NAD(P)/FAD-dependent oxidoreductase: MTVDADVLVVGGGPAGLATAIEARLRGLTVTIVEPRGGAIDKACGEGLMPGALPALARLGVDPPGFALRGVSYRSGTSRGAERRVDHLFSSGEGRGVRRTALHDALTERARSLGVVVVAGKVDALEQDAHSVTAAGIRARYLVAADGLHSTVRRLTGLERPVAARGRRYGVRRHYHAEPQSDLIEVYWTPTVEAYVTPVGGGVVGIAMLGRKGIDFDAALAGIRPLAALVAGAEPATELRGAGPFRQSTGRRSHGRVLLVGDASGYVDAITGEGIRVGLAQAEAAIASIARDDPKSYEKEWMRRTRDFRVLTAGLVAAANSPARGAIVPAASALPHVFGAVVDRLAR, from the coding sequence ATGACCGTGGATGCAGACGTGCTCGTGGTGGGCGGCGGGCCGGCGGGGCTCGCGACCGCGATCGAGGCACGTCTGCGAGGGCTCACCGTGACTATCGTCGAACCGCGCGGTGGCGCGATCGACAAGGCGTGTGGAGAGGGTCTGATGCCCGGGGCACTGCCCGCACTCGCGCGACTGGGCGTCGATCCGCCGGGGTTCGCGCTGCGCGGCGTGAGCTATCGCAGCGGCACCTCCCGCGGAGCGGAGCGGCGGGTGGATCATCTCTTCTCCTCCGGCGAAGGACGCGGCGTGCGTCGCACCGCCCTTCACGATGCGCTCACCGAGCGGGCGAGATCCCTCGGGGTGGTCGTGGTGGCCGGCAAGGTGGATGCCCTCGAGCAGGACGCGCACTCGGTGACCGCCGCCGGCATCCGGGCCCGCTATCTCGTGGCGGCGGACGGCTTGCACTCCACGGTGCGGCGGCTCACCGGGCTCGAGCGACCGGTCGCCGCCCGCGGTCGGCGTTACGGCGTGCGCCGGCATTACCACGCCGAGCCACAGTCCGACCTGATCGAGGTGTACTGGACGCCGACCGTCGAGGCCTATGTCACCCCGGTGGGCGGCGGCGTGGTGGGGATCGCGATGCTCGGTCGCAAGGGAATCGACTTCGATGCCGCGCTTGCCGGCATCCGCCCGCTCGCGGCTCTCGTCGCGGGGGCAGAACCGGCGACCGAGCTTCGGGGCGCGGGGCCATTCCGACAGAGCACGGGCAGGAGATCCCACGGCCGAGTGCTGCTCGTGGGTGATGCCTCCGGTTATGTCGACGCGATCACTGGGGAAGGCATCCGGGTGGGGCTCGCGCAGGCCGAGGCCGCGATCGCGAGCATCGCCCGCGATGATCCGAAGAGCTATGAGAAGGAATGGATGCGGCGCACCCGGGACTTCCGCGTGCTGACCGCCGGGCTGGTAGCGGCCGCGAACTCGCCGGCGCGGGGCGCGATCGTCCCCGCCGCATCCGCCCTCCCGCACGTATTCGGTGCGGTGGTGGATCGGCTCGCGCGCTAG
- a CDS encoding DeoR/GlpR family DNA-binding transcription regulator: protein MTISAAGFLVPRAASSKRSQRMVSILDLLAQRSSVSLAEFSDALHASAATIRRDLADLEAQGLLSRTHGGARAVASQSELPVRLKDSQFRQAKQLIARKAAQLIPSGRYAIALSGGSTTAEVAKALANRSELTIVTNSLTTAMEFASRPNLKVLMTGGLIRSNSFELVGSLAENTFNAINVGTAILGTDGISAIAGATTHDETEAKTNLAMVLHAERVLVVADGSKVGRVTLAKVAALGQIHELVTDSTADPAELERIAAAGVTIHVVDVG from the coding sequence ATGACGATCAGCGCTGCGGGATTCCTCGTGCCGCGCGCGGCGTCGTCCAAGCGCTCCCAGCGGATGGTGTCGATCCTCGACCTGCTCGCCCAGCGGTCGAGCGTGTCCCTGGCGGAGTTCTCGGATGCGCTGCACGCCTCGGCCGCCACCATCCGCCGTGACCTTGCCGACCTCGAAGCGCAGGGACTCCTCTCCCGGACGCACGGCGGTGCCCGTGCGGTCGCCAGCCAGTCCGAGCTGCCGGTGCGGTTGAAGGATTCGCAGTTCCGTCAGGCCAAACAGCTGATCGCTCGCAAGGCGGCGCAACTCATCCCGAGCGGTCGCTACGCCATCGCCCTGAGCGGAGGATCGACCACGGCAGAAGTCGCGAAGGCGCTGGCCAACCGCTCTGAGCTCACCATCGTGACGAACTCCCTCACCACCGCGATGGAGTTCGCCTCCCGCCCCAATCTCAAGGTGTTGATGACCGGGGGGCTCATCCGTTCCAATTCGTTCGAACTCGTCGGCTCGCTGGCGGAGAACACGTTCAACGCGATCAACGTCGGCACGGCGATCCTCGGCACAGACGGCATCAGCGCGATCGCTGGAGCCACCACCCACGACGAGACCGAGGCCAAGACCAACCTCGCGATGGTGCTGCACGCCGAGCGGGTGCTCGTCGTCGCCGACGGCTCGAAAGTGGGCCGCGTCACCCTGGCCAAGGTCGCAGCGCTCGGGCAGATCCATGAGCTCGTCACCGATTCGACCGCGGACCCGGCTGAACTGGAGCGCATCGCTGCGGCCGGAGTCACCATCCACGTGGTCGACGTCGGCTGA
- a CDS encoding alpha-glucosidase/alpha-galactosidase yields MTTVTFIGAGSVVFTRQLVADLLGFVELRDISIVLHDVDATRLAVAEGTARQVNERLGASATITSTLDRRAALEGADFVINTIQVGGIASTRIDLELPARYGLNQTIGDTTGVGGVFRALRTFPVLSELTADIRRYCPDAWLLNYTNPMAMNIWWASVVAPEVKAVGLCHSVYWTVHDLGELIGVPIEETHYRAAGVNHQAWLLEWTRDGKDLYPLLREKIRSDDELDRRVRVEIFRRLGFYPTETSEHSSEYLPWFLRSPQQIERYRLQPLEYVGISEENVAEFEQAQRSLADGTPLELEQNAAEYAPQVIHSMVTGTERVIHANVVNAGLIDNLPQGAVVEVPATVDASGLSPHAVGALPVQCAALNRPYLSVAELTIEAMRTGDPMLVRQAVLMDPNANSTLTPEQIWELCNDLVTAHGELLPEPLRELIPANAL; encoded by the coding sequence ATGACAACGGTTACCTTCATCGGGGCGGGAAGCGTGGTGTTCACCCGCCAGCTCGTGGCCGATCTTCTCGGCTTCGTCGAACTCCGCGACATCTCGATCGTGCTCCACGACGTGGATGCCACCCGCCTCGCGGTGGCAGAGGGCACGGCGCGGCAGGTGAACGAGCGCTTGGGGGCATCGGCGACCATCACCAGCACCCTGGATCGCCGGGCGGCGCTCGAGGGTGCCGACTTCGTCATCAACACGATCCAGGTTGGCGGCATCGCCTCCACCCGAATCGATCTCGAGCTCCCCGCACGCTACGGACTGAACCAGACCATCGGGGACACCACCGGCGTCGGCGGCGTGTTCCGGGCCCTTCGTACCTTCCCCGTGCTCAGCGAGCTCACCGCGGACATCCGCCGCTACTGCCCCGACGCCTGGCTGCTCAATTACACCAACCCGATGGCGATGAACATCTGGTGGGCCTCCGTGGTCGCTCCCGAGGTCAAGGCCGTCGGCCTCTGCCACAGTGTCTACTGGACCGTCCACGACCTCGGCGAGCTGATCGGCGTTCCCATCGAAGAGACGCACTATCGCGCCGCCGGCGTGAATCATCAGGCCTGGCTGCTCGAATGGACCAGGGATGGCAAGGACCTCTATCCGCTATTGCGGGAGAAGATCCGCTCGGATGACGAACTCGACCGGCGCGTGCGGGTCGAGATCTTCCGGCGGCTCGGCTTCTATCCCACCGAAACGAGCGAGCACTCCTCCGAGTACCTTCCCTGGTTCCTGCGTTCGCCGCAGCAGATCGAGCGCTATCGCCTGCAGCCGCTGGAATACGTGGGCATCAGTGAAGAGAACGTCGCGGAATTCGAGCAGGCACAGCGCTCGCTCGCCGACGGCACGCCCCTCGAGCTGGAGCAGAACGCGGCGGAGTACGCCCCGCAGGTGATCCACTCGATGGTCACCGGCACGGAGCGGGTCATTCACGCCAACGTGGTCAACGCCGGCCTCATCGACAACCTTCCGCAGGGCGCCGTTGTCGAGGTGCCGGCGACGGTGGATGCTTCGGGTCTCAGCCCGCACGCGGTCGGTGCGTTGCCCGTGCAGTGTGCCGCCCTCAACCGCCCCTACCTGTCGGTGGCCGAGCTCACGATCGAGGCAATGCGCACCGGCGACCCGATGCTCGTGCGACAGGCCGTGCTGATGGACCCCAACGCCAATTCGACACTGACACCCGAGCAGATCTGGGAGCTGTGCAACGATCTCGTGACCGCCCACGGTGAGCTGTTGCCCGAACCGCTCCGGGAGCTCATCCCGGCAAACGCCCTGTGA
- a CDS encoding class II fructose-bisphosphate aldolase, giving the protein MTLSATRALVDDAIAGGRAVPSFNVISLEHAEAIVAGADLAGIGVLLQLSENAVKYHGGMRPMLAACRELATSARSPIGIHLDHFEAASLIDEAIALGAGFGLGSLMVDASTEPYERNVALTASAASRGRAAGLWIEAELGKVGGKDGAHAPGVRTDPSEAARFVDATGVDGLAVAVGSSHAMTEQTASLDLDLIARLAEAVDVPLVLHGSSGVPDAVLREAVAAGIRKVNVGTGLNRAFTAEVRAVLDAAPALTDPRRYLAPARDRVSELVAHLCGVIAG; this is encoded by the coding sequence GTGACCCTCAGCGCGACGAGAGCGCTCGTCGACGACGCGATCGCCGGCGGACGCGCGGTACCGAGCTTCAACGTCATCTCGCTCGAGCACGCCGAGGCGATCGTCGCCGGTGCCGACCTCGCCGGCATCGGTGTGCTGCTGCAGTTGAGCGAGAACGCGGTGAAATACCACGGGGGCATGCGCCCGATGTTGGCCGCGTGCCGGGAGCTCGCGACCTCCGCGCGGTCGCCGATCGGCATCCACCTCGACCACTTCGAGGCGGCATCGCTCATTGACGAGGCGATCGCACTCGGTGCGGGATTCGGTCTCGGATCGCTCATGGTCGACGCATCGACCGAGCCATACGAGCGCAATGTGGCGCTCACCGCATCCGCCGCGTCGCGCGGTCGGGCCGCGGGTCTCTGGATCGAGGCGGAACTCGGGAAGGTCGGCGGCAAGGACGGCGCGCACGCTCCTGGCGTGCGAACGGACCCGTCGGAGGCGGCGCGATTCGTGGATGCTACGGGCGTCGACGGCCTCGCCGTCGCGGTGGGCAGCTCCCACGCCATGACCGAGCAGACGGCCTCCCTGGATCTCGACCTGATCGCACGACTGGCCGAAGCGGTGGACGTGCCGCTGGTGCTCCACGGATCGTCCGGGGTGCCGGATGCCGTGCTGCGGGAGGCCGTCGCCGCGGGCATCCGCAAGGTGAATGTCGGCACCGGGCTGAACCGGGCCTTCACCGCCGAGGTGCGCGCCGTGCTCGATGCCGCGCCCGCGCTGACCGACCCGCGACGCTATCTCGCGCCCGCCAGGGATCGGGTGAGCGAACTCGTGGCCCACCTGTGCGGAGTCATCGCGGGATAG
- a CDS encoding RNA polymerase sigma factor, whose protein sequence is MEPGGLTARRAEEVARSSYGRLLAVLAARTGDIPAAEDALADAFERALRTWPDCGIPDNPQGWLVTVAKNRWLDALKKHRPMLEAVEAVDDDPDRIPDKRLELMFVCAHPAIDAAVRTPLMLQVVLGFEASVIGAAYAIPPATMAQRLVRAKRRIRDARIPFVLPGRDDMPTRLPAVLEAVYAAYAIDWQLVSGTTVRDSLAPEALSLATLLATLLPEPETLGLAALLSLSIARAPARISEGMLVPLDEQDTALWDIALIARGEALLQRAHAYGRIGRFQLEAAIQSAHCARAATGTTDWPALQNLYSALVAIAPTLGASVSRAAVAARVDGPLAGLAMLDSLGMPAFQPYWAVRGHLLAQLGRADEAAAALSKALSLTTEPEVRAYLMGRGAGGAAGASPLP, encoded by the coding sequence GTGGAACCCGGCGGCCTGACCGCCCGGCGGGCGGAGGAGGTGGCGCGGTCGTCCTACGGACGACTTCTCGCCGTGCTCGCCGCCCGCACCGGGGACATCCCCGCCGCCGAGGATGCTCTCGCCGACGCCTTTGAGCGGGCGCTGCGCACCTGGCCGGATTGCGGCATCCCCGACAACCCGCAGGGCTGGCTTGTGACGGTGGCGAAGAACCGCTGGCTCGATGCGCTCAAGAAACACCGCCCGATGCTGGAGGCGGTGGAGGCCGTGGACGACGACCCCGACCGCATCCCAGACAAACGCCTCGAGCTGATGTTCGTGTGTGCACACCCGGCGATCGACGCGGCGGTGCGAACGCCACTCATGCTGCAGGTGGTGCTCGGGTTCGAGGCATCCGTGATCGGGGCCGCGTACGCGATCCCCCCGGCGACGATGGCCCAGCGACTGGTGCGGGCGAAACGGCGGATCCGGGATGCCCGAATCCCCTTCGTCCTCCCGGGGCGAGACGACATGCCGACCCGACTCCCGGCGGTGCTCGAGGCCGTCTACGCTGCCTACGCGATCGACTGGCAGCTCGTCTCGGGCACGACGGTGCGCGACTCGCTGGCGCCGGAGGCTCTCTCGCTCGCCACCCTCCTCGCCACGCTGCTGCCCGAACCGGAGACCCTCGGTCTCGCCGCTCTCCTCTCGCTCTCCATTGCCCGGGCGCCGGCGCGCATCAGCGAGGGGATGCTGGTGCCGCTGGACGAACAGGACACCGCCCTCTGGGACATCGCGCTCATCGCGCGCGGGGAGGCCTTGCTGCAGAGGGCTCACGCCTACGGACGGATCGGCCGCTTCCAGCTCGAGGCCGCGATCCAGTCGGCGCACTGTGCGCGGGCGGCGACCGGCACGACCGACTGGCCGGCACTGCAGAACCTGTACTCGGCTCTGGTTGCGATTGCGCCGACCCTCGGAGCGAGCGTCTCCCGGGCCGCGGTCGCCGCTCGGGTCGACGGCCCGCTCGCCGGGCTCGCCATGCTCGACTCCCTCGGCATGCCGGCTTTCCAGCCCTACTGGGCCGTGCGCGGGCATCTGCTCGCGCAGCTCGGGAGAGCGGATGAGGCGGCCGCAGCGCTCTCCAAGGCACTCAGCCTCACGACGGAGCCGGAGGTGCGGGCCTACCTGATGGGCCGCGGTGCGGGCGGGGCAGCGGGAGCCAGTCCGCTGCCCTGA
- a CDS encoding YciI family protein — protein MRYSLLLNYSEAGGSEVPEEAMAEARAAFDRYAKSLDEAGVLLGADVMQPVAASTTVTLRSGSLQVQDGPFADTKEQLGGIVLIDVADLDAALAWAEKCPAAQWGTVEVRPTAVYFANGQWNPAA, from the coding sequence ATGCGATATTCACTCCTGCTCAACTACTCCGAGGCCGGCGGTTCAGAGGTGCCCGAGGAGGCGATGGCTGAGGCCCGGGCGGCCTTCGATCGTTACGCCAAGTCGCTCGATGAGGCTGGCGTGCTACTCGGGGCCGACGTGATGCAACCGGTCGCGGCATCCACAACGGTGACGCTGCGGAGCGGCAGCCTTCAAGTGCAGGACGGTCCGTTCGCCGACACCAAGGAGCAACTCGGCGGCATCGTCCTGATCGATGTGGCCGACCTGGATGCCGCGCTCGCGTGGGCGGAGAAGTGTCCGGCCGCGCAGTGGGGCACGGTCGAGGTGCGGCCGACCGCGGTCTACTTCGCAAACGGGCAGTGGAACCCGGCGGCCTGA
- a CDS encoding amidohydrolase family protein, whose amino-acid sequence METPDWTALADLPLRAWAPRSQLSAKVTAVPRARVPAIDIHNHLGRWLSDGEWMIEDVDALLAVMDGRGVETIVNLDGMWGDELEANLDRYDRAHPGRFLTFCQLDWTLLAQEDGEGLLRESLDDSAERGARGLKVWKNLGLTVRDSSGSLVLPDDERVVPVLAHAGELGLPVLIHVADPKAFFEPLDEHNERLDELIQEKDWWFGDPSRHPTFDRLLDALATLVIATPGTRYIGAHGGCAAEDLDRVESLLAAAPHFTIDIAGRLAELGRQPRRFRELIERFPDRVLFGTDIYPITSEQYELHFRFLESDDESFEYAPESPIPPQGRWTVSALDLPLQHLTAIYRDNARRVLGLS is encoded by the coding sequence ATGGAGACTCCCGACTGGACTGCGCTCGCCGACCTGCCACTGAGAGCGTGGGCGCCTCGATCCCAGCTTTCGGCCAAGGTCACGGCGGTGCCGCGCGCCCGGGTCCCCGCCATCGACATCCACAATCACCTGGGGCGGTGGCTGAGTGACGGCGAATGGATGATCGAGGACGTCGACGCACTGCTCGCCGTGATGGACGGCCGCGGCGTCGAGACGATCGTGAATCTCGACGGGATGTGGGGCGACGAGCTCGAAGCCAACCTCGACCGCTACGACCGGGCGCACCCGGGCCGCTTCCTCACGTTCTGCCAGCTCGACTGGACGCTTCTCGCCCAAGAGGACGGCGAAGGGTTGCTGCGCGAGTCCCTCGACGACAGCGCGGAACGCGGTGCGCGCGGGCTGAAGGTCTGGAAGAATCTCGGCCTCACCGTGCGCGACTCCTCCGGAAGCCTCGTGCTGCCGGATGACGAGCGCGTGGTGCCCGTACTCGCGCACGCGGGCGAGCTCGGGCTCCCGGTACTCATCCATGTGGCCGACCCCAAGGCCTTCTTCGAGCCGCTCGACGAGCACAACGAGCGCCTCGACGAACTCATTCAGGAGAAGGACTGGTGGTTCGGCGACCCGAGCAGGCACCCCACCTTCGACCGCCTGCTTGACGCGCTCGCCACCCTCGTGATCGCGACGCCGGGCACACGCTACATCGGTGCGCACGGCGGATGCGCGGCCGAAGACCTCGATCGCGTCGAGTCGCTCCTGGCCGCGGCCCCCCACTTCACGATCGACATCGCCGGGCGGCTGGCCGAACTCGGGCGCCAGCCCCGCCGCTTCCGAGAGTTGATCGAGCGCTTCCCCGACCGGGTTCTCTTCGGCACCGATATCTACCCCATCACCAGCGAGCAGTACGAGCTGCACTTCCGGTTCCTCGAATCAGACGACGAGTCCTTCGAGTACGCGCCGGAGTCGCCGATCCCGCCGCAGGGCCGGTGGACGGTCTCCGCCCTCGACCTGCCCCTGCAGCACCTCACAGCGATCTACCGAGACAATGCCCGGAGGGTACTCGGGTTGTCATAG
- a CDS encoding SIS domain-containing protein, whose amino-acid sequence MSITTEEIESQPVIWAEALLEQDRSAFGLPGERVLFLGCGTSAFVAESLAWLRERAGLGETDAAYASEWKPGRRYDRVVAITRSGNTSEVLTALASVDPGTLRSAITGVGDEAVHDLVDNSLVLDFADEKSVVQTRFPTATLILARQAYGYDVGGLPEAAVAALAAPFPYDVSQFDHFVYLGSGWTYGLAQEAALKVREAAQAWSESYPLLDYRHGPIAVAHPGSLVWIFGEVQPDLIADIAATGATVHADDLDPLVQLMQAQRLAVALAESRGLNPDTPRHLSRSVILS is encoded by the coding sequence ATGAGCATCACCACCGAAGAGATCGAGAGCCAGCCGGTCATCTGGGCCGAGGCCCTGCTCGAGCAGGACCGCTCGGCCTTCGGGCTCCCGGGGGAGCGAGTGCTGTTCCTCGGCTGCGGCACCTCCGCCTTCGTCGCGGAATCCCTCGCCTGGCTGCGTGAACGTGCCGGTCTCGGCGAGACGGACGCCGCCTACGCCTCGGAGTGGAAGCCCGGTCGTCGTTACGACCGCGTCGTGGCGATCACCCGGTCGGGTAACACCAGTGAAGTGCTTACCGCCTTGGCGTCCGTCGATCCGGGCACGCTCCGCAGCGCGATCACCGGGGTGGGGGACGAAGCCGTTCACGATCTCGTCGACAACTCGCTGGTGCTCGACTTCGCCGACGAGAAGTCCGTCGTGCAGACCCGCTTCCCCACCGCGACGCTCATCCTCGCCCGCCAGGCCTACGGCTACGACGTCGGCGGGCTCCCGGAGGCCGCCGTCGCCGCCCTCGCCGCTCCGTTCCCATACGACGTCTCCCAGTTCGACCACTTCGTGTACCTCGGATCCGGCTGGACCTACGGGCTCGCGCAGGAGGCCGCCCTCAAAGTCCGGGAGGCGGCGCAGGCCTGGTCGGAGTCGTACCCACTGCTCGACTACCGCCACGGACCGATCGCGGTGGCGCATCCGGGATCGCTGGTCTGGATCTTCGGAGAGGTGCAGCCCGACCTCATCGCCGACATCGCCGCGACCGGGGCGACGGTGCATGCCGACGACCTCGACCCGCTCGTGCAACTGATGCAGGCGCAGCGCCTGGCCGTCGCGCTCGCGGAGAGCCGTGGCCTCAACCCCGATACCCCGCGCCACCTCAGCCGGTCGGTGATTCTCAGCTAG
- a CDS encoding ABC transporter substrate-binding protein, whose amino-acid sequence MLTKFNRSKSGGTRAIASGLAIVATVALLAGCAGGSTGSATLDKKANVSLTMWTGQDAGAEKLIEKLAAKFEKLHPNVSLTVSPGASSTEDLLQKLSASFAGGNYPDLSYAFGSWSSQLESSGRTLDITKKVADPSVKWSEFSEAAQQTARPTGGKTIGFPAVVDNISLLYNKTVFDNAGVAYPTDNWTWDDFRAAAKKISDPAKKVYGYGYSVSGSEDTTWQLWPHLWQNGGSILSEDGTKSAFDSEAGRKSLTLLRDMAVDDKSVYLDQTDTKYGQLFTSNAIGMITSGPWQLYDLGVAGTKYGVTVLPGTDGKHTTVSGPDIWALFDHKDANRAYWSYEWTKFLTDPAQDEQFNVAIGNLPLRSSEVDSAAFKKKVEENPGLEVMAANSTNATVARPTVAGYVGLSAALGDAVSQVLQGKGTVDSALKTAAAKADKALKDK is encoded by the coding sequence ATGCTCACGAAATTCAACAGATCAAAGTCGGGTGGCACGCGCGCGATCGCGAGCGGCCTCGCCATCGTCGCGACCGTCGCCCTACTGGCCGGCTGCGCCGGAGGTTCGACCGGTTCGGCAACGCTCGACAAGAAGGCGAACGTCTCGCTCACGATGTGGACGGGCCAGGACGCCGGTGCGGAGAAGCTGATCGAGAAGCTCGCCGCGAAGTTCGAGAAGCTGCACCCGAATGTCTCGCTGACCGTGTCGCCCGGGGCATCCTCCACTGAGGATCTTTTGCAGAAGCTCTCCGCGAGCTTCGCCGGGGGCAACTACCCCGACCTGTCGTACGCGTTCGGATCCTGGTCCAGTCAGCTCGAGTCTTCTGGGCGCACCCTCGACATCACGAAGAAGGTCGCCGACCCGAGCGTCAAGTGGTCGGAGTTCTCGGAGGCGGCCCAGCAGACGGCGCGGCCGACCGGAGGGAAGACCATCGGATTCCCCGCGGTCGTCGACAACATCTCGCTGCTCTACAACAAGACGGTCTTCGACAACGCCGGCGTCGCCTACCCCACGGATAACTGGACCTGGGACGACTTCCGAGCGGCCGCGAAGAAGATCTCCGATCCGGCGAAGAAGGTCTACGGTTACGGCTATTCGGTGTCGGGAAGCGAAGACACCACCTGGCAGCTCTGGCCGCACCTGTGGCAGAACGGCGGCTCGATCCTGTCCGAAGACGGCACGAAGTCGGCATTCGACAGCGAGGCGGGCAGGAAATCGCTGACTCTCTTGCGCGACATGGCCGTGGACGACAAGAGCGTCTATCTCGACCAGACGGACACGAAGTACGGCCAGCTCTTCACCAGCAACGCGATCGGCATGATCACCTCCGGCCCGTGGCAGCTCTACGACCTCGGCGTCGCGGGGACCAAGTACGGCGTAACGGTGCTCCCGGGCACCGACGGCAAGCACACCACGGTCTCCGGGCCGGATATCTGGGCACTGTTCGACCATAAGGACGCCAATCGCGCCTACTGGTCGTACGAGTGGACCAAGTTCCTCACCGACCCGGCCCAGGACGAACAGTTCAACGTGGCCATCGGTAACCTGCCGCTGCGCTCGAGTGAGGTCGACAGCGCCGCCTTCAAGAAGAAGGTCGAAGAGAATCCCGGCCTCGAGGTGATGGCCGCCAACTCGACGAATGCCACCGTCGCCCGGCCCACCGTCGCCGGCTACGTCGGACTCTCCGCGGCATTGGGTGATGCGGTGTCGCAGGTGCTGCAGGGCAAGGGCACTGTCGACAGTGCGCTGAAGACGGCCGCGGCGAAGGCAGACAAAGCGCTGAAGGACAAGTGA
- a CDS encoding carbohydrate ABC transporter permease: MNPVAVDPEAQTEQMLAPASPPADRSTARRRRKLREGLEGWGFVVPALLIVLGLSIFPAIWAFFLSLQKWNGFSPAENVGLGNYQQMVTDTELHDAFFHTVLYVVLFVPTSIGLGLFLAVALNRRIRFIGLYRTAIFVPFVASAAVTGILTTYLFNPQFGLVNNVLRVLGLPQQGWLENPSQAMVVITIMSLWGQAAFTTVIYLAALQDTPAELLEAARIDGANKWEAFWAVVWPQLMPVTIFATIWQLIGAIQLFDLVYTTTRGGPLNATQTIVYYLWQTAFQKLQFGYGSAVAYGLFALTLIITIGVVVYSRRSKTDGF, translated from the coding sequence ATGAATCCGGTCGCGGTCGATCCGGAGGCGCAGACGGAGCAGATGCTCGCTCCGGCGTCGCCTCCGGCAGATCGGAGCACGGCCAGGCGTCGGCGGAAGTTGCGGGAGGGTCTCGAAGGCTGGGGCTTCGTCGTCCCGGCACTGCTGATCGTGCTGGGCCTGTCGATCTTCCCCGCGATCTGGGCGTTCTTCCTCTCGCTGCAGAAGTGGAACGGGTTCAGTCCGGCCGAGAACGTCGGCCTCGGCAACTACCAGCAGATGGTTACCGACACCGAACTGCACGACGCCTTCTTCCACACTGTGCTCTACGTGGTGCTGTTCGTTCCCACCTCGATCGGTCTCGGCCTGTTCCTCGCCGTGGCACTGAACCGCCGCATCCGTTTCATCGGGCTCTATCGAACCGCGATCTTCGTACCGTTCGTCGCCTCGGCCGCCGTCACCGGCATCCTGACCACGTATCTGTTCAATCCGCAGTTCGGCCTTGTCAACAACGTGCTGCGCGTGCTCGGCCTGCCCCAACAGGGCTGGCTGGAGAATCCGTCGCAGGCGATGGTGGTGATCACCATCATGTCGCTCTGGGGCCAGGCGGCGTTCACCACGGTGATCTATCTCGCCGCGCTGCAGGACACCCCGGCCGAGCTGTTGGAGGCGGCCCGGATCGACGGAGCCAACAAGTGGGAGGCCTTCTGGGCGGTGGTCTGGCCACAGCTGATGCCGGTGACGATCTTCGCCACGATCTGGCAGCTGATCGGCGCCATCCAGCTGTTCGATCTCGTCTACACGACCACCCGGGGCGGGCCGCTCAACGCCACCCAGACCATCGTCTACTACCTCTGGCAGACGGCGTTCCAGAAGCTCCAGTTCGGCTACGGGTCTGCCGTGGCCTACGGACTCTTCGCGCTCACGTTGATCATCACCATCGGCGTCGTCGTCTACTCCCGCCGCTCCAAGACCGACGGCTTCTGA